The Salinirubellus salinus genome segment GTAGACGCCGAAGCCGGCGAGGAGGGCGGGGACACAGAGGGCCGTGACCGGGAGCGGGAGCGCCCCGGTCACCCAGCAGACGGCGGCGAACGTGCCGGTGGCGACGGCGTACTGGCCCGCCGTCGAGAGCCCGTCGATGGGGGCGAGAGTGACGGCGGCCGTGGCGAGAGCGGCGAGGGCGAGGAAGGCCGGACGCCGGCTCATGCCGCCCCGGCGAGCAGTTCACCGACGACGAACGCGACGGCGGCGGCCACCATCCCGACCACGAGCACCTCCGTCCCCGCGAGGTACCAGCGTCGCGGGATGACGAGGCTCCGCGCCGCCCCGACGAGGAAGAACGCGACGCCCGTGGCGACGATGGAGGAGAGGAACAGCGGCCGGATCTCGAGGACGTAGGGCACCAGCGGGAGCGCCCCCGCGACGACGAACGCGAGGAACGTCGCCAGCGCGGTCTGTCCCGGTCGCTTGCCGCCGTCGTCCGGCGTCTCGCCGGCCCCGCGCGCGTACTCCAGTTCCGAGCGCCGCGAGAGGAAGTTCGACATCCCCATCGAGAAGCCGTCGGCGAACAGGTTCGCAGCGCCGAGGATGAGGACGATACTGGGTTCGAGCGCCGCCCCCGCGACCCCGGCGACGACGGCGAACGTCGTCACGATGCCGTCGTTGGCCCCGTAGACCAGTTCCGCGATGTAGGCTCCGGCCGTCTCGTCCACCTCGTCGCCGAACAACGCACCGAGCATGATGGGTGGGCGACGGGACGACCCAAGAGCGTTCCCCCGCCCCACCGACACCTTTCTGCCCGGGCGGGTCGAGACTGGAGCAGTGACCGAGCGAAACGTCGCGCTGGTCTGTCTGGAGGCGGTCCGGGCCGACGCGTTCGCGGTCCACGCCGAGCGACTGGCCGCGCTCGCGGACGTGACCTTCGCCGAGTGTCGCGCCGCGAGTTCGTGGGCCGTCCCCAGCCACGCCTCGATGTTCACCGGTCGCCTCCCGCACGAACACGGCGTCCACGCGTTCGCCCCCGACTTCTCGGCGGTCGACCGCTCTGCGACGTTC includes the following:
- a CDS encoding VIT1/CCC1 transporter family protein yields the protein MLGALFGDEVDETAGAYIAELVYGANDGIVTTFAVVAGVAGAALEPSIVLILGAANLFADGFSMGMSNFLSRRSELEYARGAGETPDDGGKRPGQTALATFLAFVVAGALPLVPYVLEIRPLFLSSIVATGVAFFLVGAARSLVIPRRWYLAGTEVLVVGMVAAAVAFVVGELLAGAA